Below is a genomic region from Osmia bicornis bicornis unplaced genomic scaffold, iOsmBic2.1, whole genome shotgun sequence.
GCGTAACCCTGAACCTCAAAGCCTTTTGTGGTGAGTATACGCATGAGTTCGTCAACCACGAGGGTCCACAGCAGGGGGGACAGGACTTCTCCCTGCGGGCAGCCCCTCGCGACGTCGGCCCTCACCGTCTCCTCTCCCAGGCTTGCTGTGACTGTTCTATTCGTCAGCATATTGTGGATCCATCTTACGACGGAGTCCTTAATATTGTATCTCATCGCGGCTTCCTGTATAGCATCGTGAGGGGTATTGTCAAACGCCCCCTCGATGTCGAGGAAGTTGCAGGGAGCAGTTTCACCGTTGGACAGTGCACCTTCGATAAGACCTACCAGGTTGTGAAGTGCCGTCTCGGTGGATTTGCCGTTTTGGTAGGCATGTTGGGAGGGGTGCAGTGGTTTGCTGGCCAATACCTCGTCTCTGATGTACCTATCAACCAGCCTCTCCAGTGTTTTGAGCAAGAAAGAGGTGAGGCTGATGGGTCTGTATGACTTGGCAAGGTCATAGTTATTCTTCCCTGGTTTCGGGATGAACACCACCTTGGAGTATCTCCAGGCTTTGGGTACATAGCCCTTCGCTAGGCAGGATTTGAAGATTTGGCCCAGGCGCCTGTACAGGTCCTCTCCACCCTCTTGAAGGAGTGCTGGGAAGATTCCGTCAGTGCCTGGGCTCTTGAACCTTTTGAAGGAGCCGATGGCCCACTTCACCTTGTCCGTATTTATCACCTTTTCAGCTATTTCCCAGTCCGCTGGAACAGGATCGGTGCGTGCGGTAACGCTACGGCGCCGCTCCCGATCCTCTGTTACTGAGCCTGGGAAATGTGTTTGAATAAGGTGCTCTAGTGTTTCTTTGTGGTTGTTCGTTAGACTTCCGTTGGGAAGTCTAAGGCGATCCAACCTCGGTGAGGGGCCTATCGTGACGACCTTCCTTAACCTGGCAACTACACGTAGTGCCTCGGTTTCTTTGCAGAAGGTCTTCCAGGCCGTCCTCTTACTGGTTCTTATTGACTTTTTGTAAGCTTGCTGAGATTTCCTGTAGTTGTCCCAAGCTAGCTCCGAGTTGGCCTTCATGGCTTTGTTCAGTAGTTTGCGGGTGTCCTTCCTGGCTTGCTCCAATTTTTTGTTCCACCAGGGGACCCTTTTGCTACTGTTTCTGATTTTAGCCGGGCAGGCAGCCTCGTAGGCTTGAGTGATGGCGGAGCTCAGATGCTCCACCGCTTGCTCAATTTCGCTTACGGTCAATTTAGCCTCCCTTCCAGGCCCTCTTTATAGAGTGCCCAGTTGGTGGCCTTTGGGTTCCTGTAGGCCTCATCAGTGCCGCCCTCCCTGTCGTCTTTTAATTCAAAAGTGATAACGCGGTGGTCCGAGAGTGTGCTCTCGTCCCGTACCTTCCAGTGTTTGATGACCTGTGTCACCTTGGCAGAGCCTAGGGTCAAATCAATCACCTCCTGTCTACGGGAGGTGACAAAGGTGGGGGAGGAGCCTATGTTAAGGATCTCCAGGCCCGTGGTGGCGAGGTATTCCAGCAGTGCTGTGCCTCTGCCGTTGGTGTTTGTGCTGCCCCATACGGTGTGGTGCGAGTTGGCGTCGCAGCCGATCACCAGGTGCAGACCATTGACCGCACAGTGATCTATCAGGGCTCTGAGTTCCCTGAGGTTAAGTTTAACCTTAACCGCTGAAAGATCAGTTGTACAGAATTCATTGAGTTTCAGGGCCGTTATCTCCTTTTTAACGAAGACGCAGGCCCTGGGCCTTGTGGATGTGATATCATAGTAGAGTGAGCCACACCCCGTGTTTAGCCCTCCTACACGTTCCTTGTGGATCCAAGGTTCCTGTATGAGGGCTATGTCTGTCTGCCCCATCGTTAGGCGGTACAGGAGGATGTCTGTTGCCGCCTTGCAATGTTGCAAATTGATTTGCGAGAATCTGGTACCTTCTGGCACCTTGTTGGTGTCAGATGTGGTCCAGTCTCGCTTGGTTAAAGCAGGTGTGTTATGTTCCCCGCCGGGGCCCATTACGCCTACTTGTGAAGGGGGCCCTTGCCGGGGCCCGTCCCTCTTCTGCCTCTGGTACCGGCCTTCAGGGTGTGTGTCAGGGTGCGTTGGCTCCCCTTTTGCACACCCATTAGCCCGGTCCTTCTCCTCGCCTCCGCCGCGGTCGGCCTTCCCCTTGGCATTGCTGCCTTGGGGATGCTCCCGCTTGACGGAGGTCGCGTTTCGGCGGCCTTCGGTCCCTGGGAGGATCCGGCGGCCGCCGTCTGTGTGTTGCAGTCCCTGGGCTGTCGGCGCAGGGGGCGAGGGTCTCCGTGGGCACCGTTGCCAGCGCCCTAGGCTCCCCTTCACCTCCATCCACGCCACTCACCCCCGCCTTCCCTTCCTTCATCACCGGGGCTGTTGGTCCCGGTTTGTTCTCTGGGACCGTGTTGGGGTTCTTCTTATCCTTATCCTCCGTGGTCCCGGCAGGTCCCTCTCTGAAGAGTGCCCTGCGCAGTCCCACGTGGACCTCAGAACCCTGCCTCTTGATGAGGCTGTGTGACACAGGGTCAACCACCAGGACGAGAGTTACCGAATTCGGTCCCTCTCTCCTGCTCCACACTCTCCAAAGGTTTGTGCGGAGCCCTGGGTTTTGACCCTCCATCAGTCTTAGTAGGGCCTCCGTCGCCACCAGAGGTACGGAGATGACTGTCACCATCCTCTTTCGCCTTGGGAGGTGCCGGCCATCCAGCACCTGGCGGTCCGCTCCCTCCCAAGGCCTGATTTTGGAGGCATTGGCCCTCAGCCACTCCACCGCTCCGGTGTCCGAACAGGTCACGAGAAGCAGGCCTCCCCCGAACCGCCACTCGTCGAAACGCGGTATGGTGCTTCCTTTTTGGAGCCCACACAGCATCCCGACGATCGCCTGCTCGACAGCGGAAGCCTGCGCCTCAGTGAGGGTCGATTCCGGGTAGTTGGCCGGCGCGATAGCCAGCCTCTTCTTCGTCGTCAGCGCCTCCCTGAAGCTTATCGGCGAAGGAAAAATTCTTTGCCT
It encodes:
- the LOC123988761 gene encoding uncharacterized protein LOC123988761; the protein is MGPGGEHNTPALTKRDWTTSDTNKVPEGTRFSQINLQHCKAATDILLYRLTMGQTDIALIQEPWIHKERVGGLNTGCGSLYYDITSTRPRACVFVKKEITALKLNEFCTTDLSAVKVKLNLRELRALIDHCAVNGLHLVIGCDANSHHTVWGSTNTNGRGTALLEYLATTGLEILNIGSSPTFVTSRRQEVIDLTLGSAKVTQVIKHWKVRDESTLSDHRVITFELKDDREGGTDEAYRNPKATNWALYKEGLEGRLN